GAAAATAAACCAGTCAGctatcccatgtggctgcataGGTGAGGCACACCCTACCTCAATCTTCGGCTTGTTAATTAGTTCCTTTCTTACTCCTGCCCTTTACTTCCTCAATTCATCGTTTCAGTTAGGAACTACTTATGAATAATAACAGCATGCTGGTTGATGTGCTAAAATTGTCATTTAACTTACATTCTGGTGGTAGGAGACAGGCAACACACAGGTTAACAGACAGGTTaacagacaaaaataattttgacaaaCTGGGAAGAAAAATGGTAGGCACCATGAGCAGTGGCCGGGCAGGGCCCACTTGAGAGGGCAGTTAGAAAAGCCACTTGtaggaccagcgttgtggcacaatggattaagccaccacctgcattaccagctggttcaagtcccgactgctcaacttccaatccaactccccaagtctttgggcccttgcacccacatgggagacccagatggagttcaggctcctagctttggcctggcccagccccagccattgtgcccatgtggggagtgaagcagaagttGAAAAgttctctccctaactctctctaactgtgcctttcaaaaaaaaaaaaaaaaaaaaaaaaaaaaaagccactcttTAGAAGTGACACCTAAGCCGAGACACTGGAGGGAAGAGCGGGTAAGAGGCCTGACATCACAGGTTTACGTGTGTGAGGAATGTGGTGTGGTTGATAAACTCCCCTGAGAGCCTCAGCCTAACTGCCTGGAATTAGGAGTTCTCCAGCCTGGAAGCTGGGAGAGTGATAGGCAGGACCAAGCATTCTTCCACTTCTCCTAACTTCAGAGAGCCAGTATCCTCTCTTCTTGGCACTGGGCTCTTGGCAGGTGAGTGGAAGGGCCAGAGACACTCACGTGGAAGGCAAACTGGCCAGAGAAGTCATACATGCCGCAGGAATGCATGAGGCTGAGGGTGTTGCGCACTGCTTCAGCGCTCAGCACGCTCTCGCCGGTGATGGGGCAGATCCCGCCATTGGCAAGGGTGGCTGCCATAACGCTGCCCGATTCACAGGTGACCTCCACGGAGCACAGCTgtgaagagaagggagaggccaGGGTGTGGTGTGGACTTGAACACACTGCTCTTGGCATCTAGATCTCTGGACAAGTTCCCTAGCTGTGTCTGACGGCTGCCAGAACCAGTTGGAAGGAGACTCCCTCCCGCAGGCCGGAGTAAGGAGGGCAGTGTGTCCTGCTTCCTTGGCCCTGGGCACTGTTTGCTTACCTGGAAGTAGAGATCAAGGGCGGCCATCATGTCTACCCCATTAGGAAAGCACTgcaaggagaaggaggggagcCTTTCTCTGAGCCCTTCACACTGCCAGGGCTCAGCCCCGGTCCCCGTCCCGAACACCCTCCACCAGCAGCAGGAGTCCCAGGGACTCTTCCTCCCAGCCTGTCTCAGTTACCTTCTTTTCCTTGAGATAATAGCCGATGGCATAATTCCGATCCCCAGTCTCCTTCTCTGACTGAAATCTGAGGCAAATACCCAATTTAGTGCTTGGAGTTTGCGGGGTGGGTTTGGGGAGTCAGACGTCCATCACAGATATAAGTAAACTAAGCCCCTAATACCTTCTGCCAGCAATAGCAGCAATAGAGGAAACATTTGACCCTGAGCCAACTCTCAGCAGAGCTTTCTTGTAAAATGGCAAAAACACAAAACCAGCCCAGACTGCCTAGATGTCTAGGAGAGCTGGTGTTTAGCTTGTGGAAAATCTTGGCGAGAAAGGGCTTAGGCACAGGGCATCACACGGCCTCACTCATTACCCACGAATTGGGAAAGGAACAGGTTATTTCACATAGCAAACAAGTGTCAGCAAAGGGGCTCACAGGAAGGTGGGAGGCCAGGGCTCCCCTGAGGCTTCTTCCTCCCGCGATCCTCTCACCCCACAGCCCCCCTGATCCTCTCTCCCGCCCCACAGTCCCCCTCAGCCTGCTCAGACCATCTGAACAGGGCCCTCCTTACGTGGCATTGCTGAACCCCATGTATTCATTCCCAGCCATTTTGTTCAGATACTGCAACAcctgaagagaagagaagaaggggCATGGGAGGCATTACTTGCCCACAGACCCCTATTAAACACATCCCAGGCTGACCAGGCCCTTGGAACTACTCTGTCTTCCTCCCAGCTTTACCCAGCCGGGCAGGGGATTCAAGGGGCTCTGCTCCCCAAGGCCAGCTGATTCCCACACATCCTGAGATAAGGTTTCTAAGTATGGGCTGGTGCACCTGATAGTGGGATTAGTCAACCACAGAGGCAGCCGGAGGGGGCAGCATGCCAGGAGAAAAGCAGCCAGGGGCTGAGTAGCAAGGGAACTTACAAAGTCAAACTTTTCCGCTTTGTTACAGTCCATctgcagagagagcgagacagagagctGTCAGTATTCAAACCTAGGAGGATGACAGAGGCAAGGTGAGGAGGACCTGGGGTTAAAATGTTAGACTGGTCTTGCTACTTGGAATATGTTGCATTTTACAGTCTTCTGAAAAATATAATGGGGACCTTTTTGTATCCACACATTATCTGGTGATCTTAGAAACCAAACCAGGGCAAGCATTGGTGCAACAGCTATGACGCCAggtgggatgcccacatgtcatatcagagtgcctgattctgattccagcttctgcgcCTGACCCCAGCTTGCTATAgcacacagcctgggagacagcagggatagctcaagtagttgggtccttgccacccacgtgagagtccttgattcagcctggcctcggcctggctattgtgggcatttgggatagtgaaccagaggatgagaaatctttgtctctctgcctttcaaataagtcataTTATTTTTCTAACTCCAGTCCTGTCCCCAACCCCTACGCCTGATCTCTGTCCCCACTCCTTACACCCCCTGTTACGGCCTTACTCCGTCCCTCTCCCAACTCCAGTACCATCTCCAAGACTGGATGGTGTGGCAGGAATGGGATGAGGATGTCTGTCGTGTATTATTTTACCTATAACTGAAATAAAGCTGATGATTTTAGCTGAGAGTCGAGTCTGATAGGGCCTGTGTAGGTGGGAATGTGATGAGGCAGGTCCCCAGACACAGGGCTGCAGATGGCGTCATCACAGAATGAGGTGACAGGCGGCCTGGTCTCTCTCCCAGACACGTTGCTCCATGTATGTGTCAACTACAGTGTCAACACCACAGGGACTCTGACACCTGCTTCCCCAGGGGAGGGATCCTAACACCACCTTCCCCAGGAGGGGCTGTGATTGGCTCCAGAGTGTCGCGGCCTACACTGCCCCTGGGTTCTTGCTCAAGCCCTGGGAGGCCTACAGCTGATGAGCCAGCCTGACAGCCTTGCTCAAGGCCAACTCACAGTTCCAGGTGACGTGAATAACTGCCCTGGCCTGGCCGTTCACCCTTTCCTCCATGTGTTCCTCACCCACAAGTGGCCAATCAGTGCTGAACAGTGTTGTCCTCCCCCTGTCTCTGGCATTTGGTCCTTGGTCCCAGGCAGAGGTCAGGACCTGCTCACTTTCCTAATGGCCAGCAAGGTCTGGGCTCTAGACTCATGCGTGGGGGCAGGCGTTGTACAAGGTAGCAGTGGGGGAGGTGGTGCAGTCCCTTTTACTAACACCCTCAGTGTAGCCCGTGGGGCCCTGCTGTGCTCCCCTGTGTCTGCTGGGGACCCTCAAAGGAATTAGGGTCCCACCAGTGCTGAACAGATTATGAGGGATATAGGATCAAGGGGGCTTAGGGAAGAGAACCGTTCAGGAGGGTAGGGTGGCACTGACCTTGATCAGGGAGCTGACAACGATGGCACCAGCGTTGACCATAGGGTTATGGGGGATTCCTGGGGAAACAGAAACCACCCAGAGCCTGTCAGCCCTGAACAAAGCCTGCTTTACAGCCCACCCACCCTGAAGGTTAGACTAGAAAGATTAATGTGCCGAGGAGGAAGGCCTGGCCTGGCTAATCGGGAAGGGTGGAGACACAGAACAATccgggctgggggcaggtggTGAGAGGAGAAGGGGTAGACACGAGTTTGGTCGGAGCCCTCAGCAGTGCTCACCTTCCTCATTGAGGGAGAGCGTGTTGTAGCGCAGGCCACTGGGCTCCTTGCCCACAAATCTGTGCACGTAGTCAGTGCCCAGGGTGCTGATGGCAATGGCATAGGTTAGGGGCTTCACACAGGACTGCAGGCAGAAGGGGATCTTTGTGTGGCCCACGGAGTGCCTGGGGGCAGACAAGTACCATGAAAGGGCCGGCCCTTGGTCATCACCTgtgccctgcctcccctccctctcacccagcATCTCACCGCTGACCATCCACAGTACACAGGGAGACGCCCCACAGGTCTGGGTTTGACTTGGCCAGCTGAGGGATGTAGGCTGCCACCTGGGCATGAGTGGGTGGAGAGAAGAAAGACACGTGGCTGTGCAGAAGAGGCACGAAGCTGAGCTTCTTGGTCAGGAGAGTCGTCTAGATAAAAGGTCAGATTCTGTCTCCTGCAGGGCAAAGGGGTCCCTCCTGCCTAGTGCTCCCAGAAACACCCAAGCCTTAAGTCTTAGAGGGCCCTATCTTTCTTCCACTCCAATCCTGTAAAGCTcatggaaagtaaaataaatttttgggcTCAACtttgctttttggtttttatGCTCAGTTACCCTATAAGTCTCTCTGAAAGCTCTGCTGACTACGGTAATTGTCTCCATAAGGACCTAGGGCTCCCCAACCTGCTCTAGGAAGCACCTGTATAGGAACAGGTTTTACTTAttatctctcatctgctggattCTCAGCCCCAGAAAATCTCTAAGAAAGGGGTGTCTGGCCCAGAGCCCTTGCCCTTCCCTTGGTCCCCTGGTCCTCACTTTGCCTCCAGTGAGCTCTTTGGCATCCTCAAAGATGCGATCCACGTGGCCCGTGAACTCCTCAAAATCAGGAATGACAAACTTCTTCCGGAAAGCCTGGGTCAGGAGCACAATGTTGCTGCTCACACACCTGGATCCCAGACACGACTGGATTAGGGGACTGGAGACagatgcagctgggactcacgcTGGAGCCGTGGAAGTTGGGAACAAAGAGGTTGTGAGCAGCCATCGGGTTTGGGACCATCGGCTGTGTGACCTCTGACATGTCAGCTTGTCTTTCTAGCTCTTAGTTTCCTCGCCTCTGAAATGAGCTTGTAATTACATGGGAAGATGTCCCACCACATAATGTCTTGGGATCAGAAAAACCAGCACAATACATACAGTCTTTCATGTTCATGTTAAAAATCCTAAGTCATAAATTACATATATTCACATAAGTATGTAAATACATAGTGTACTATCAAGAAGTCACCCCACTAATCTTAACAGTGTTTACTTTGGGGAAAGGGCCCAGGGATTGGGAAGACAGGGAAAGGGGActgtttatttctatatttttgaacttttataAAGAGTATCCACGTATTgtgtaataaataataaagtgagGGCTTGAAGTACATGACCCCGAAGAGCCTTTCCTGCTTGGAAAATCTGCGTCCACAGAGTAGTTTTGCAAGTAGTGCTCCTGTTTCTGGGGCCCTCACTTTTGGAAGAGATCTCGATCCAAGAGGCCACCGCTGCTGGACTCTCGAACCGTGCGGCGCATCTGGTTCATGCAGTCCCGGAGCCGGGGGTCTGAGGTCTGCAGCCCAGTGGCCTTCAGTGCCTTTAGGAGAAAGAAGGGGCCTGGTAAAGTCAAGCTCCAACAATGCTCCTTTCACCTACTAATTAGCTCAACCCCAATGACTACAATAGGTGGAACAAATGGAGGCTTAGAAAGGAAGGGAGGTAGCAGCTTTGAAGTGGTTTCCTGTCACTCTCACCAGCCGCTGGGTTTTTAAATCTTGGGGGGAGGGTGCCCCAAATTTTTATATCTTGCAGCCCTAGGGCAGAGATGGGATCCACTTGTCTACCTAGGCATCTGTCATCACCCATCTGTTGTCTCCGTCCTCATAGAGCAACCCGTTAGCTGCCCTGGACTTGtccagtcttcctttttcccactTCCCAGAGACTGTATGGAATGCGGGGTCTGAACAAGTAGAGGTCAACTTACGGTGGTGAACTTGTGGATCGGAATGCGTTCCTGTCCCTCGGCAATAGTGT
The window above is part of the Oryctolagus cuniculus chromosome 11, mOryCun1.1, whole genome shotgun sequence genome. Proteins encoded here:
- the GLS2 gene encoding glutaminase liver isoform, mitochondrial isoform X2, which gives rise to MRSMRALQNALSRAGSRCRRGGWGHPSRSPLLGGGVRHHFSEAAAQGREPPHIHQPQRQDEDASQSGMLSRLGDLLFYTIAEGQERIPIHKFTTALKATGLQTSDPRLRDCMNQMRRTVRESSSGGLLDRDLFQKCVSSNIVLLTQAFRKKFVIPDFEEFTGHVDRIFEDAKELTGGKVAAYIPQLAKSNPDLWGVSLCTVDGQRHSVGHTKIPFCLQSCVKPLTYAIAISTLGTDYVHRFVGKEPSGLRYNTLSLNEEGIPHNPMVNAGAIVVSSLIKMDCNKAEKFDFVLQYLNKMAGNEYMGFSNATFQSEKETGDRNYAIGYYLKEKKCFPNGVDMMAALDLYFQLCSVEVTCESGSVMAATLANGGICPITGESVLSAEAVRNTLSLMHSCGMYDFSGQFAFHVGLPAKSAVSGAILLVVPNVMGMMCLSPPLDKLGNSHRGINFCQRLVSLFNFHNYDNLRHCARKLDPRREGGEVRNKTVVNLLFAAYSGDVSALRRFALSAMNMEQKDYDSRTALHVAAAEGHTEVVKFLIEACKVNPFVKDRWGNIPLDDAVQFNHLEVVKLLQDYQDSYVLSETQAEAEAEALSKENLESMV
- the GLS2 gene encoding glutaminase liver isoform, mitochondrial isoform X1, producing MNLGLWVRRARAVNCRAPGRAFGQVGPRDDACPRDASQSGMLSRLGDLLFYTIAEGQERIPIHKFTTALKATGLQTSDPRLRDCMNQMRRTVRESSSGGLLDRDLFQKCVSSNIVLLTQAFRKKFVIPDFEEFTGHVDRIFEDAKELTGGKTTLLTKKLSFVPLLHSHVSFFSPPTHAQVAAYIPQLAKSNPDLWGVSLCTVDGQRHSVGHTKIPFCLQSCVKPLTYAIAISTLGTDYVHRFVGKEPSGLRYNTLSLNEEGIPHNPMVNAGAIVVSSLIKMDCNKAEKFDFVLQYLNKMAGNEYMGFSNATFQSEKETGDRNYAIGYYLKEKKCFPNGVDMMAALDLYFQLCSVEVTCESGSVMAATLANGGICPITGESVLSAEAVRNTLSLMHSCGMYDFSGQFAFHVGLPAKSAVSGAILLVVPNVMGMMCLSPPLDKLGNSHRGINFCQRLVSLFNFHNYDNLRHCARKLDPRREGGEVRNKTVVNLLFAAYSGDVSALRRFALSAMNMEQKDYDSRTALHVAAAEGHTEVVKFLIEACKVNPFVKDRWGNIPLDDAVQFNHLEVVKLLQDYQDSYVLSETQAEAEAEALSKENLESMV
- the GLS2 gene encoding glutaminase liver isoform, mitochondrial isoform X3, which encodes MPFPLDLGLWVRRARAVNCRAPGRAFGQVGPRDDACPRDASQSGMLSRLGDLLFYTIAEGQERIPIHKFTTALKATGLQTSDPRLRDCMNQMRRTVRESSSGGLLDRDLFQKCVSSNIVLLTQAFRKKFVIPDFEEFTGHVDRIFEDAKELTGGKVAAYIPQLAKSNPDLWGVSLCTVDGQRHSVGHTKIPFCLQSCVKPLTYAIAISTLGTDYVHRFVGKEPSGLRYNTLSLNEEGIPHNPMVNAGAIVVSSLIKMDCNKAEKFDFVLQYLNKMAGNEYMGFSNATFQSEKETGDRNYAIGYYLKEKKCFPNGVDMMAALDLYFQLCSVEVTCESGSVMAATLANGGICPITGESVLSAEAVRNTLSLMHSCGMYDFSGQFAFHVGLPAKSAVSGAILLVVPNVMGMMCLSPPLDKLGNSHRGINFCQRLVSLFNFHNYDNLRHCARKLDPRREGGEVRNKTVVNLLFAAYSGDVSALRRFALSAMNMEQKDYDSRTALHVAAAEGHTEVVKFLIEACKVNPFVKDRWGNIPLDDAVQFNHLEVVKLLQDYQDSYVLSETQAEAEAEALSKENLESMV
- the GLS2 gene encoding glutaminase liver isoform, mitochondrial isoform X6, coding for MSEVTQPMVPNPMAAHNLFVPNFHGSSAFRKKFVIPDFEEFTGHVDRIFEDAKELTGGKVAAYIPQLAKSNPDLWGVSLCTVDGQRHSVGHTKIPFCLQSCVKPLTYAIAISTLGTDYVHRFVGKEPSGLRYNTLSLNEEGIPHNPMVNAGAIVVSSLIKMDCNKAEKFDFVLQYLNKMAGNEYMGFSNATFQSEKETGDRNYAIGYYLKEKKCFPNGVDMMAALDLYFQLCSVEVTCESGSVMAATLANGGICPITGESVLSAEAVRNTLSLMHSCGMYDFSGQFAFHVGLPAKSAVSGAILLVVPNVMGMMCLSPPLDKLGNSHRGINFCQRLVSLFNFHNYDNLRHCARKLDPRREGGEVRNKTVVNLLFAAYSGDVSALRRFALSAMNMEQKDYDSRTALHVAAAEGHTEVVKFLIEACKVNPFVKDRWGNIPLDDAVQFNHLEVVKLLQDYQDSYVLSETQAEAEAEALSKENLESMV
- the GLS2 gene encoding glutaminase liver isoform, mitochondrial isoform X5 codes for the protein MSEVTQPMVPNPMAAHNLFVPNFHGSSAFRKKFVIPDFEEFTGHVDRIFEDAKELTGGKTTLLTKKLSFVPLLHSHVSFFSPPTHAQVAAYIPQLAKSNPDLWGVSLCTVDGQRHSVGHTKIPFCLQSCVKPLTYAIAISTLGTDYVHRFVGKEPSGLRYNTLSLNEEGIPHNPMVNAGAIVVSSLIKMDCNKAEKFDFVLQYLNKMAGNEYMGFSNATFQSEKETGDRNYAIGYYLKEKKCFPNGVDMMAALDLYFQLCSVEVTCESGSVMAATLANGGICPITGESVLSAEAVRNTLSLMHSCGMYDFSGQFAFHVGLPAKSAVSGAILLVVPNVMGMMCLSPPLDKLGNSHRGINFCQRLVSLFNFHNYDNLRHCARKLDPRREGGEVRNKTVVNLLFAAYSGDVSALRRFALSAMNMEQKDYDSRTALHVAAAEGHTEVVKFLIEACKVNPFVKDRWGNIPLDDAVQFNHLEVVKLLQDYQDSYVLSETQAEAEAEALSKENLESMV
- the GLS2 gene encoding glutaminase liver isoform, mitochondrial isoform X4; the protein is MRSMRALQNALSRAGSRCRRGGWGHPSRSPLLGGGVRHHFSEAAAQGREPPHIHQPQRQDEDASQSGMLSRLGDLLFYTIAEGQERIPIHKFTTALKATGLQTSDPRLRDCMNQMRRTVRESSSGGLLDRDLFQKCVSSNIVLLTQAFRKKFVIPDFEEFTGHVDRIFEDAKELTGGKTTLLTKKLSFVPLLHSHVSFFSPPTHAQVAAYIPQLAKSNPDLWGVSLCTVDGQRHSVGHTKIPFCLQSCVKPLTYAIAISTLGTDYVHRFVGKEPSGLRYNTLSLNEEGIPHNPMVNAGAIVVSSLIKMDCNKAEKFDFVLQYLNKMAGNEYMGFSNATFQSEKETGDRNYAIGYYLKEKKCFPNGVDMMAALDLYFQLCSVEVTCESGSVMAATLANGGICPITGESVLSAEAVRNTLSLMHSCGMYDFSGQFAFHVGLPAKSAVSGAILLVVPNVMGMMCLSPPLDKLGNSHRGINFCQRLVSLFNFHNYDNLRHCARKLDPRREGGEVRNKTVVNLLFAAYSGDVSALRRFALSAMNMEQKDYDSRTALHVAAAEGHTEVVKFLIEACKVNPFVKDRWGNIPLDDAVQFNHLEVVKLLQDYQDSYVLSETQAEAEAEALSKENLESMV